One part of the Eucalyptus grandis isolate ANBG69807.140 chromosome 10, ASM1654582v1, whole genome shotgun sequence genome encodes these proteins:
- the LOC104423639 gene encoding uncharacterized protein LOC104423639, with amino-acid sequence MAKNLLRREPSLAIGNGSGKARRLGYCLRENPKKSWKFLGLMENAQENPCSVCHKRFRSTTALFGHMKIHLSKDDERCDWCADRGKGSGSMKSCQDRARPIHDGERLNLSLSSEDRYVGLSKKTKGDLLLSVLFDDEAMHMTRRKRTPRVSFDVDERTEGVLFSAPNGFSLSSEAEQDQANEAAVELMMMSRGEAGFNSSGLGIEHFRKSSALEFIDMEKLRITEASEDNERHSRGYTRMEQEGVELEVPAGMLCGAWEVEHKMREAARSDEQPTYEVAMMDRDMMQIARSDSRAKAELWIEPGLTSHRDNVCAEESPVFSELGEQKKHKSKDTESYKQDAPIDASWGIEGNRGCAEPESLKNYSEMVKRHRCSICRKDFSSGQALGGHKRAHYVKNPETNAEMPTTAATQQRLGDITNMVDL; translated from the coding sequence ATGGCCAAGAATCTACTGCGGAGAGAGCCATCATTGGCGATCGGTAACGGCTCGGGGAAAGCGAGACGTCTTGGGTATTGTCTCCGAGAAAACCCCAAGAAATCGTGGAAATTCTTGGGGCTGATGGAAAATGCCCAAGAAAATCCGTGCTCGGTCTGCCACAAGCGATTCAGGTCCACGACAGCTCTGTTTGGCCACATGAAAATTCACTTGAGCAAGGACGACGAGCGCTGCGACTGGTGCGCGGACCGTGGCAAAGGGTCCGGGTCAATGAAATCTTGCCAGGATCGTGCGAGGCCGATCCACGACGgggagagattgaatttgagtCTCTCCAGTGAAGATCGCTATGTGGGCTTGAGTAAGAAGACCAAAGGTGATCTCCTGCTTAGCGTTTTATTTGACGACGAGGCAATGCACATGACCAGGAGGAAGAGGACACCGCGAGTCAGCTTCGATGTCGATGAAAGAACTGAGGGAGTTCTGTTTTCCGCACCAAATGGGTTTTCGCTCAGTAGCGAGGCCGAGCAAGACCAGGCAAACGAAGCAGCAGTTGAATTGATGATGATGTCCCGAGGTGAGGCGGGTTTCAATTCTTCAGGTTTGGGCATCGAACATTTCCGGAAGAGCTCGGCCCTGGAATTCATTGACATGGAAAAACTGAGGATAACTGAAGCATCCGAGGACAATGAACGCCATTCAAGAGGCTATACGAGAATGGAGCAGGAAGGGGTCGAATTGGAGGTTCCTGCCGGGATGCTTTGTGGGGCTTGGGAAGTTGAGCACAAAATGCGTGAAGCAGCCAGATCAGACGAACAGCCAACGTATGAGGTAGCGATGATGGATCGTGACATGATGCAAATTGCGCGTTCTGATTCGAGAGCTAAAGCAGAACTATGGATTGAACCAGGGTTAACTTCACACCGAGATAATGTCTGCGCTGAGGAATCCCCAGTTTTCAGTGAATTGGGTGAGCAAAAGAAGCATAAAAGCAAGGACACTGAGAGCTACAAACAGGATGCTCCAATCGATGCTTCTTGGGGGATTGAAGGGAATCGTGGATGTGCGGAACCCGAGAGCCTCAAGAACTACTCAGAGATGGTGAAAAGGCACAGATGCTCAATATGCCGCAAGGATTTCTCATCGGGCCAAGCTTTGGGCGGTCACAAGAGGGCTCATTACGTGAAGAATCCTGAAACCAATGCAGAAATGCCGACAACCGCAGCCACACAGCAAAGGCTCGGAGACATAACTAACATGGTTGATCTTTAG